From a region of the Podospora pseudopauciseta strain CBS 411.78 chromosome 7 map unlocalized CBS411.78m_7, whole genome shotgun sequence genome:
- the YCF1_1 gene encoding ATP-binding cassette glutathione S-conjugate transporter ycf1 (EggNog:ENOG503NXEW; COG:Q): MSIPNFQNRQRSNAKFEPFHSPCQRQLVSLARAMLTPSNILVLDEATAAVDVQTDALLQNTLRGPLFANRTIITVAHRINTILDSDRVVVLERGEVVEFDTPEKLMEKRGVFYGLVREAGLAEE, from the exons ATGAGCATCCCAAACTTTCAGAATCGCCAACGGTCAAACGCCAAGTTTGAGCCTTTTCATTCACCGT GCCAACGCCAACTAGTCTCCCTTGCAAGAGCCATGCTCACCCCGTCTAACATTTTGGTTTTGGACGAAGCCACTGCCGCGGTGGACGTCCAGACTGATGCGCTGCTGCAGAACACGCTGAGGGGACCGTTGTTTGCGAACAGGACGATTATCACTGTGGCGCACAggattaatactattttgGATAGTGATAGAGTCgtggtgttggagaggggggaggtggtggagtttgatACGCCCGAGAAgttgatggagaagaggggggtgttTTATGGGTTGGTTAGGGAggcggggttggcggaggagtAA